Proteins found in one Nostoc sp. NIES-3756 genomic segment:
- a CDS encoding CYTH domain-containing protein encodes MAKEIERKFLVNGDSWRQLGEGSLYRQGYIASQGATVRVRIAGNQGYLTIKGPTVNFSRSEFEYPIPLADAEEMLDTLCDRPLIEKTRYKIEWSGLVWEVDEFAGANQGLIIAEVELTDEAQQVEIPDWIGTEVTGDARYFNSYLVKHPFGEW; translated from the coding sequence ATGGCAAAAGAAATTGAGCGCAAATTTTTAGTCAATGGCGATAGTTGGCGACAGTTAGGCGAGGGTAGCCTATACCGTCAAGGATATATTGCTTCACAAGGGGCTACTGTACGTGTCCGCATTGCAGGTAATCAAGGTTACTTAACTATTAAAGGCCCCACAGTTAACTTTTCTCGGTCTGAGTTTGAGTATCCTATTCCCCTTGCAGATGCGGAGGAAATGCTTGATACTTTATGCGATCGCCCTTTGATTGAAAAAACCAGATACAAAATAGAATGGTCTGGTTTAGTTTGGGAAGTAGATGAGTTTGCAGGGGCTAATCAAGGTTTGATAATAGCAGAGGTAGAACTTACCGATGAAGCACAGCAAGTTGAAATACCTGATTGGATTGGTACAGAAGTTACTGGAGACGCTAGATATTTTAATAGTTATTTAGTTAAGCATCCTTTTGGGGAATGGTAA
- a CDS encoding sulfonate ABC transporter substrate-binding protein, translating to MSSTFKLPKINLFQRVSLFVVPGILTLTTTLISCSVDTPKAENKTTGFTTKVVRMGYQSAGDIVRLKGVVEKRLQPLGVTVEWAQFAAGPQLMEAMNVGRVDIGSVGETPPIFAQAAGTSLVYVASNKPGTGEGSGIVVQNNSPIRTLADLKGQKIVFQKGSASHYLLIKALEEAGLKYSDVQAISMPPTEARGAFIQGKIDAWVTWDPHLALAQKIGKARVLRNASGIATQGGYYMAARKFATENPELVKLVLEEINNVGKWAEQNPEEVVKLTAPHLKLEKDILTTMVKRRTYGLRPITPEIMTGQQKIADLFAQEKVIPKRIDVQEAMLTTEQYAAITPTTISQK from the coding sequence ATGTCCAGCACATTCAAATTACCAAAAATCAACTTATTTCAGCGTGTTTCCCTATTTGTAGTACCGGGAATTTTAACCCTAACAACTACTTTAATTAGTTGCTCAGTTGATACTCCAAAAGCAGAAAATAAAACTACTGGTTTTACAACCAAAGTTGTGCGTATGGGCTATCAAAGTGCTGGAGACATAGTAAGACTAAAAGGAGTAGTAGAAAAACGTCTACAACCCTTAGGTGTTACTGTCGAATGGGCGCAATTTGCCGCCGGGCCGCAACTGATGGAAGCCATGAATGTTGGTCGGGTTGATATTGGTTCTGTTGGAGAAACTCCGCCAATATTTGCCCAGGCTGCTGGCACATCTTTAGTTTATGTTGCTAGTAATAAACCGGGAACTGGTGAAGGTAGTGGCATTGTAGTGCAAAATAATTCACCAATTCGGACTTTAGCTGATCTTAAGGGACAAAAAATTGTTTTCCAAAAGGGTTCTGCTTCCCATTATTTATTAATAAAAGCTTTAGAAGAAGCGGGTTTAAAATATAGTGATGTGCAAGCAATTAGTATGCCTCCTACAGAAGCGCGTGGTGCTTTTATTCAAGGCAAAATAGATGCTTGGGTAACATGGGATCCGCACTTAGCTTTAGCCCAAAAAATTGGTAAGGCAAGAGTCTTAAGAAATGCAAGCGGTATTGCTACTCAAGGCGGATATTACATGGCTGCACGCAAATTTGCCACAGAAAATCCAGAGTTAGTAAAGTTAGTTTTGGAAGAAATAAATAATGTTGGTAAATGGGCTGAACAAAATCCAGAAGAAGTTGTCAAATTAACTGCACCTCATCTCAAACTGGAAAAAGACATTTTAACAACAATGGTCAAACGCCGCACCTATGGCTTAAGACCAATTACACCAGAAATCATGACAGGGCAACAAAAAATTGCTGATTTGTTTGCTCAAGAAAAAGTTATTCCTAAACGCATTGATGTTCAAGAAGCAATGCTAACTACAGAACAATACGCAGCAATCACACCGACAACTATTAGTCAGAAATAG
- a CDS encoding haloacid dehalogenase type II, translating to MIDLNKYEALTFDCYGTLINWEEGILTSIKPVLQGHNINLAEGKILEIFAEFESELEQGEYITYREVLKGVVRKFGDRFNFQPTNDELNSLADSLQYWQPFPDTVAALKYLKQRFKLVIISNVDNDLFAFSAKHLQVEFDEVITAEQVKSYKPSLNNFRQAIKRVGIPQEQILHVAASIYHDVVPAKSLGISTVWVNRRTGQQGSGASLPATAQPDLEVPDLQTLVVGSGE from the coding sequence GTGATTGACTTAAACAAATATGAAGCGCTTACTTTTGATTGCTACGGCACTTTAATTAACTGGGAAGAAGGCATATTAACATCAATTAAGCCTGTATTGCAAGGTCATAATATTAATTTAGCTGAAGGAAAAATCTTAGAAATTTTCGCTGAATTTGAATCGGAGTTAGAGCAAGGGGAATACATTACTTATCGAGAAGTGTTGAAGGGAGTTGTGAGGAAATTTGGCGATCGCTTCAACTTTCAACCAACAAATGATGAACTTAATTCATTGGCTGATTCCCTCCAGTATTGGCAACCTTTCCCTGATACAGTAGCAGCCTTAAAATATCTCAAACAAAGATTTAAACTAGTAATTATCTCAAATGTAGATAATGATTTATTCGCCTTCTCTGCAAAACATCTACAAGTAGAATTTGATGAAGTCATCACCGCAGAGCAAGTAAAAAGTTATAAACCCTCCCTCAACAACTTTAGACAGGCAATTAAGAGAGTTGGCATTCCTCAAGAGCAAATATTACACGTTGCTGCTAGTATTTATCATGACGTTGTTCCAGCAAAATCTTTAGGTATATCAACAGTTTGGGTAAACCGCCGCACAGGTCAACAAGGCTCTGGTGCAAGTTTACCTGCAACGGCTCAACCTGATTTAGAAGTACCTGATTTGCAGACATTGGTTGTGGGGAGTGGGGAATAG
- a CDS encoding sterol desaturase family protein, which translates to MLEAIAVAWLLLVLGDFLSTFFYHVPEHVFGSLHLKTHHSWKKNFRHYAILTLNIQVLLDGILGALPYLIVAIFLWSFSPIGVIAGLLLGQFHVWWRHVTALGWQTPKLVATLCQLLFITTPERHWLHHQKTSLGFGDIFTFFEQPAQVWLRWLRLLRMRFRYSRI; encoded by the coding sequence ATGCTTGAGGCGATCGCTGTTGCTTGGCTGTTGTTAGTTCTTGGCGATTTTTTATCTACATTCTTTTATCATGTACCCGAACACGTTTTTGGTAGCCTCCATTTAAAAACGCACCATTCATGGAAGAAAAACTTTCGCCACTATGCTATTTTGACTCTTAATATCCAAGTTCTATTAGATGGTATTTTAGGAGCTTTACCTTATTTAATAGTGGCAATATTTTTGTGGTCTTTCTCTCCCATTGGCGTTATTGCTGGACTGTTATTAGGGCAATTTCATGTATGGTGGAGACATGTAACCGCTTTAGGTTGGCAAACTCCTAAACTTGTGGCTACATTATGCCAACTCCTATTTATTACCACTCCTGAAAGACACTGGTTACACCATCAAAAAACTAGTTTAGGTTTTGGTGACATTTTCACATTCTTTGAACAACCCGCCCAAGTTTGGTTACGCTGGTTAAGACTATTAAGGATGCGTTTTCGTTACTCTCGTATCTAG
- a CDS encoding GH116 family glycosyl hydrolase — translation MTNQSSPQIPSSAWKRPIGLGWDQPYTVRYASNIDDGPWHGMPLGGFGAGCIGRSSRGDFNLWHIDGGEHVFQNFPACQFSVFESNGASSQAYALFTQAPDDGSLKSWQWYPASNGTQETGTYHALYPRSWFVYENVFQAELTCEQFSPIWANNYQETSYPVAVFAWQAHNPTNAPITLSIMLSWQNMVGWFTNALKSPNVRVRDDGSPVYEYQPRVGESQENYNYLDESPQHIGCFFGRVGMTEPLQEGEGSWCIATLKHPQVEVFHHTRWNPVGTGEEVWQSFAADGSLPNYIDTTAAVENEQLGGAIAVRFTLQPGETLEIPFVLSWDFPVTEFAAGINYYRRYTDFFDKTGDHAWAIATLALEQYKTWQQQIESWQEPILNREDLPDWFKMALFNELYDLTSGGTLWSAATPSDPIGQFAVLECLDYRWYESLDVRLYGSFGLLQLFPELEKSVMRAFARAIPQGDDTPRVIGYYYTIGAESPLAVRKAVGATPHDLGAPNEHVWEKTNYTSYQDCNLWKDLGCDFVLQVYRDYLLTGAEDVQFLADCWDAIVETLDYVKKFDLDGDGIPENSGAPDQTFDDWRLQGVSAYCGGLWLAALEAAIAISDILLQNHQVLESKDLVLSQKSTYETWLTKSLPIYQEKLWNGKYYRLDSESGSDVVMADQLCGQFYANLLELPEIVPSDRAISALQTVYDACFLKFYNGQFGAANGVRPDGSPENPKATHPLEVWTGINFGLAAFLVQMGMKDEGLRLTQAVVEQIYNNGLQFRTPEAITAAGTFRASTYLRAMAIWAVYLVISH, via the coding sequence ATGACAAATCAATCCTCCCCGCAAATTCCCTCCTCTGCTTGGAAACGTCCTATTGGGTTAGGTTGGGATCAGCCTTATACTGTCCGCTATGCTAGTAATATTGATGATGGGCCTTGGCATGGGATGCCATTAGGTGGCTTTGGTGCAGGTTGTATTGGTCGGTCTTCGCGGGGGGATTTTAACCTGTGGCATATTGACGGTGGTGAGCATGTTTTCCAAAATTTTCCGGCTTGCCAATTTAGTGTGTTTGAGTCAAATGGCGCATCTTCCCAGGCTTATGCTTTGTTTACCCAAGCGCCGGATGATGGTAGCCTGAAAAGTTGGCAATGGTATCCTGCGTCTAATGGAACACAGGAAACAGGGACATATCACGCTTTGTATCCTCGTAGCTGGTTTGTGTATGAGAATGTTTTTCAGGCGGAGTTAACTTGTGAGCAGTTTTCCCCCATTTGGGCTAATAATTATCAAGAGACTAGTTACCCTGTAGCGGTGTTTGCATGGCAAGCACATAACCCTACCAATGCACCTATCACACTCAGTATTATGCTGAGTTGGCAAAATATGGTGGGTTGGTTTACGAATGCGCTCAAATCTCCTAATGTGCGGGTGCGTGATGATGGGAGTCCGGTTTATGAGTATCAGCCGCGTGTGGGGGAAAGTCAGGAGAATTACAATTATTTAGATGAGAGTCCCCAACATATTGGGTGCTTTTTCGGTCGGGTGGGTATGACTGAACCTTTACAAGAGGGTGAGGGAAGTTGGTGTATTGCGACTTTGAAACACCCTCAAGTGGAAGTGTTTCACCATACAAGATGGAATCCTGTGGGTACAGGTGAGGAAGTATGGCAGAGTTTTGCGGCGGATGGTTCTTTGCCTAATTATATAGATACCACGGCTGCTGTAGAGAATGAACAGTTGGGAGGAGCGATCGCAGTTCGTTTTACTCTCCAGCCTGGGGAAACTCTAGAAATTCCCTTTGTTCTGAGTTGGGATTTTCCAGTGACCGAATTTGCAGCTGGCATTAATTACTATCGCAGATATACAGATTTCTTTGATAAAACTGGTGATCATGCTTGGGCGATCGCAACTCTGGCTCTAGAACAGTATAAAACTTGGCAACAACAAATCGAAAGCTGGCAAGAACCCATTCTCAACCGAGAAGATTTACCCGACTGGTTTAAGATGGCTTTATTTAATGAACTTTACGACCTCACCAGTGGGGGAACTCTCTGGAGTGCAGCCACACCAAGCGATCCCATTGGACAGTTTGCGGTGTTGGAGTGTTTAGACTATCGTTGGTACGAAAGTTTGGATGTGCGGTTGTATGGTTCTTTTGGGTTGTTGCAACTATTCCCAGAATTAGAAAAATCAGTGATGCGTGCTTTTGCTAGAGCAATTCCCCAAGGTGATGATACTCCCCGCGTTATTGGTTATTACTATACCATTGGGGCAGAAAGTCCGCTTGCTGTGCGTAAAGCCGTAGGTGCAACACCCCACGATTTAGGCGCACCCAATGAACACGTTTGGGAGAAGACTAATTACACCAGCTATCAAGATTGTAATTTGTGGAAGGATTTAGGCTGTGATTTTGTCTTGCAAGTATACCGGGATTATCTGCTTACTGGTGCTGAGGATGTGCAATTTCTAGCAGACTGCTGGGATGCAATTGTGGAAACCCTTGATTATGTGAAAAAGTTTGATTTAGATGGGGATGGGATTCCAGAAAACTCTGGTGCGCCTGACCAAACCTTTGATGACTGGCGTTTGCAAGGGGTTAGCGCCTATTGTGGCGGCTTGTGGTTGGCGGCTTTGGAAGCTGCGATCGCCATTAGCGATATTTTATTACAAAATCACCAAGTTTTAGAAAGTAAGGATTTGGTACTTTCCCAAAAATCCACCTATGAAACTTGGTTAACCAAATCGCTACCTATCTATCAAGAAAAACTTTGGAATGGTAAATACTATCGACTAGATAGTGAAAGTGGTTCCGATGTTGTGATGGCAGATCAATTGTGTGGACAATTCTACGCAAACTTGCTGGAGCTACCGGAGATTGTACCAAGCGATCGCGCTATTTCTGCATTACAAACTGTCTATGATGCTTGCTTCCTCAAGTTCTACAACGGTCAATTTGGTGCAGCAAATGGAGTGCGTCCTGATGGTTCACCAGAAAACCCCAAAGCTACCCATCCTTTAGAAGTTTGGACAGGAATTAACTTTGGGTTAGCAGCATTTTTGGTACAGATGGGAATGAAGGATGAAGGTTTAAGATTAACGCAAGCAGTAGTAGAGCAAATCTATAATAATGGTCTGCAATTCCGCACACCAGAAGCCATCACCGCCGCCGGAACTTTCCGCGCCAGTACCTACCTACGCGCTATGGCAATTTGGGCAGTGTATTTGGTGATTAGTCATTAG
- a CDS encoding dienelactone hydrolase family protein, protein MTNTEIRTSYVKVPNGDLQIDAYLAEPIKQGRFPAVIVIQEIFGVNIHIREVAEKLAKEGYVAIAPTLYQRTAPGFEAGYTGEDVQRGRGYKEQTTAAEILSDIQAAIAYLKNLPNVQPDAIGSIGFCFGGHVVYLAATLPDIKATASFYGGGIPNSTPGGGEPTLTRTPDIKGQIYAFFGKEDQGIPLEQTEQIEAELKKYQIPHKVFRYDGAGHGFFCNHRASYNAEAAADAWTHVTELFQKTLLLQTV, encoded by the coding sequence ATGACAAACACAGAAATTCGCACTAGTTACGTTAAGGTTCCTAACGGTGACTTACAAATCGATGCTTATCTAGCCGAACCGATCAAACAGGGAAGATTTCCGGCTGTGATTGTGATTCAAGAAATCTTTGGTGTCAATATTCACATTCGAGAAGTTGCAGAGAAATTAGCCAAAGAGGGTTATGTAGCGATCGCACCAACGCTATACCAACGCACCGCACCTGGTTTCGAGGCGGGATACACAGGCGAAGATGTCCAACGTGGTAGAGGCTATAAGGAACAGACTACAGCAGCAGAAATTTTGAGTGATATTCAAGCTGCGATCGCTTATTTGAAGAATTTACCAAATGTCCAACCAGATGCGATCGGTTCTATCGGCTTCTGCTTTGGTGGACACGTAGTTTACCTAGCTGCGACTCTCCCAGATATCAAAGCTACAGCTTCCTTCTACGGTGGTGGTATTCCCAACTCCACACCCGGAGGTGGTGAACCTACCCTTACTCGCACCCCTGATATTAAAGGTCAGATTTACGCCTTCTTTGGTAAAGAAGACCAAGGTATTCCTTTAGAACAGACAGAACAAATAGAGGCTGAATTAAAAAAATATCAGATACCTCACAAAGTTTTCCGTTATGACGGCGCAGGACACGGCTTTTTCTGCAACCATCGCGCCAGCTACAACGCCGAAGCTGCTGCTGATGCTTGGACACACGTTACTGAATTGTTTCAGAAGACTCTTCTACTTCAGACTGTTTGA
- the ssuD gene encoding FMNH2-dependent alkanesulfonate monooxygenase, producing the protein MEVFWYLPTQGDERYLGTPIGRRQANYPYMQQIAQAVDKLGFGGMLIGTGQKQDTWIVAASLIPVTQRLRFLVAFRPAIMSPSLAVRMAATFDQLSNGRIILNVVTGGDTKELAKDGVFLDHDQRYELTDEFLTIWRSLMQGEEVTFTGRHLKVAGAKLQFPPVQKPYPTLYFGGSSDAALQVAAKHIDVYLTWGEPPQLVAQKITKVRQLAAEQGRTVRFGIRLHAIVRETAQKAWDAANELIQYVDDATIASAYEKFARSESEGQRRMAQLHQGNRHNLEISPNLWSGVGLVRGGAGTALVGDADTVATRMLEYADLGIDTFVFSGYPHLEEAYRVAELLFPRLPLQAPTVAVPQQIPTAFNEFVTKGDLLKPQPV; encoded by the coding sequence ATGGAAGTATTTTGGTATTTACCAACTCAAGGAGATGAGCGATATTTAGGTACACCAATCGGTAGGCGACAAGCTAACTATCCTTATATGCAGCAAATTGCCCAAGCTGTAGATAAGTTGGGTTTTGGTGGGATGTTGATTGGTACTGGACAAAAACAAGATACCTGGATTGTTGCTGCTTCCTTGATTCCTGTGACTCAACGCTTGCGGTTTCTTGTGGCTTTTCGTCCGGCGATTATGTCGCCTTCCTTGGCGGTGAGAATGGCTGCTACATTTGACCAACTTTCTAACGGTCGAATTATCCTAAATGTAGTGACTGGTGGCGATACTAAGGAATTAGCTAAGGATGGGGTATTTTTAGATCATGACCAGCGATATGAATTGACTGATGAGTTTTTAACAATTTGGCGATCGCTCATGCAAGGTGAGGAGGTAACATTTACAGGTCGTCACTTGAAGGTTGCAGGCGCTAAGCTGCAATTTCCACCTGTACAAAAGCCTTATCCTACCTTATATTTTGGTGGTTCTTCCGATGCGGCGTTGCAAGTTGCGGCCAAACACATTGATGTGTATTTAACCTGGGGTGAACCACCACAACTAGTAGCCCAAAAAATCACCAAAGTCCGCCAATTAGCAGCCGAACAAGGTAGAACTGTGCGTTTTGGGATTCGGTTACACGCTATTGTGCGCGAAACAGCCCAAAAAGCTTGGGATGCTGCCAATGAACTGATTCAATATGTAGATGATGCCACAATTGCATCAGCCTATGAAAAGTTTGCTAGGTCTGAATCAGAAGGGCAACGCCGGATGGCACAATTGCATCAAGGTAATCGCCACAACCTAGAAATTAGCCCTAATTTGTGGTCTGGTGTAGGTTTGGTGCGCGGTGGTGCAGGTACGGCTTTGGTAGGAGATGCAGACACAGTTGCAACCAGAATGCTGGAGTATGCAGATTTAGGAATTGATACCTTTGTCTTTTCTGGCTATCCCCATTTGGAAGAAGCTTATCGAGTAGCTGAACTTCTATTCCCCCGTTTACCCTTACAAGCGCCTACTGTTGCTGTACCACAGCAAATTCCGACTGCATTTAATGAATTTGTGACGAAAGGTGATTTACTCAAGCCTCAGCCTGTGTAG
- a CDS encoding cysteine peptidase family C39 domain-containing protein has translation MNPSSSLRVQGGLQQDSTQQLSSTPEATILNLLRLVAGDTSLVSEFSQSWVVREFELGDELTNYVVHEADTDSSNVIYLICQGRVRLLGFNQKLGREISTQLLLAEQTFGADHFFCHQSLPYRAIAASEGFVISMTITDLKLWLQRLPQLKNHLQRLTRERQTLVFLKGYTKLHTIKSKKLKELLPYLTAKYIPAGSLLSEATPSEKGRFWLASGQVQSISVGSFIPSVGDSWGYPEATLPDGRAQTNLLVYQLSPENWEAARAIAPNFFTDDYQPQQPAAEEVDIVPTDSKPQIVLPKLKTLRSPETPTIATSNIEDIDLPQGEKRQKGKFSYSYPFIQQQSSSDCGAACLAMISQYWGKRLSLYSLRNLAQVDRTGASLEGLSVAAQTLGYDVLPVRGSLHKLEWHYNPWIAHWQGNHYVVVWQIKGDRVLISDPAVGRKWVSRSQFESSWTGYALLLDPTERFQALKSEKFSLGRYGQILWQYRPLIRQIILACLLVQAFGLATPLFTQVILDEVIPIKNLPNLHIFAFSFLCLGIWRTVLTAQHQHLLDYFANRVDLNLIGGFINYTLQLPLQFFASRQVEDIISRVQENRKIQVFISRRVIAAAVDVLMVVTYLGLMTYYSWQLTLLVLSWIIPVVFLTVVASPYLKQASREIFQESARQHSSMVEMMTGVATLKTTTAERPLQKYWEERFLKMLKARLRGQKLAHRLQVMRNLINHVGSTLVLWFGATLVMGGKLSLGQFIAFNMLTGNVTNPVLALVGLWDEFQEVLISVERLNDVYAAVPEGNSQTTLFVMPPIRGEVRFENVSFRYNSFQERNALQNVSFGVKPHQTIGIIGQSGSGKSTLANLLAGLYRTDTGRILIDGHDMSGVSPQSLRSQVGLVGQESFLFSGTILENITLHDQELSLVQAIAAAKLAGAHDFIQALPLGYDTQVGERGFMLSGGQRQKIAIARALIRNPRILILDEATSGLDAESERRFQHNLAQISEDRTTFIISHRLSTVRYADHIIVLDQGMVTEHGTHQELMAIAGLYHHLAQLQL, from the coding sequence ATGAATCCCTCTTCGTCGTTAAGAGTTCAGGGAGGGCTGCAACAAGATTCTACTCAGCAGCTATCTTCCACTCCAGAAGCGACTATCCTCAATCTTTTGAGGTTAGTTGCAGGGGATACGAGTCTAGTTTCAGAGTTTAGTCAAAGTTGGGTAGTTCGAGAGTTTGAATTAGGTGATGAACTGACAAATTATGTTGTACATGAAGCCGATACAGATAGTAGTAATGTTATTTATTTAATTTGTCAAGGTAGAGTCCGCTTGTTGGGTTTTAATCAAAAGCTGGGGCGGGAAATTTCTACTCAATTGTTGTTGGCTGAACAAACGTTTGGGGCAGATCATTTCTTTTGTCATCAATCATTACCATATCGAGCGATCGCAGCTAGTGAAGGTTTCGTCATCTCAATGACAATTACTGACTTGAAACTCTGGTTACAACGCCTTCCACAACTGAAAAATCACTTGCAGCGTTTAACCCGGGAACGACAAACTCTGGTATTCCTAAAAGGTTATACTAAGTTACACACAATTAAGAGCAAAAAGCTTAAAGAATTACTGCCTTATTTAACAGCTAAATATATTCCGGCTGGCTCATTATTATCAGAAGCAACCCCATCAGAAAAAGGGCGGTTTTGGCTGGCGAGTGGTCAAGTGCAATCTATATCAGTAGGTAGCTTCATTCCATCGGTTGGTGATAGTTGGGGATACCCCGAAGCGACATTACCAGACGGGAGGGCGCAAACAAATTTGCTAGTTTATCAACTATCGCCGGAAAATTGGGAAGCGGCAAGAGCGATCGCACCTAATTTCTTTACTGATGACTATCAACCACAACAACCAGCAGCAGAGGAGGTTGATATTGTCCCTACGGATAGTAAACCACAAATTGTTCTGCCTAAGTTAAAAACTTTGCGCTCCCCAGAAACACCAACCATAGCCACATCTAACATTGAAGATATCGACCTTCCCCAAGGAGAAAAGCGGCAAAAAGGTAAGTTTTCCTATTCCTACCCATTCATTCAACAGCAAAGTTCCTCAGACTGTGGTGCAGCCTGTTTGGCAATGATTAGTCAATATTGGGGTAAGCGTTTAAGTCTTTATAGCTTGAGGAATTTGGCACAGGTAGACAGAACTGGCGCGTCTTTAGAGGGTTTGTCTGTAGCTGCCCAAACCTTGGGTTATGATGTGCTACCAGTGCGGGGGAGTTTGCATAAGTTAGAGTGGCACTATAACCCCTGGATTGCTCACTGGCAAGGCAACCATTATGTAGTAGTGTGGCAGATAAAAGGCGACAGGGTTCTGATTTCTGACCCGGCTGTTGGGCGCAAATGGGTGTCGCGATCGCAATTTGAAAGTAGTTGGACAGGATACGCTTTACTTTTAGACCCCACAGAACGTTTTCAAGCCCTTAAGAGTGAAAAATTCTCTTTGGGGCGTTATGGACAAATATTGTGGCAATATCGCCCACTAATTAGACAAATTATTCTCGCCTGCTTGTTAGTACAAGCTTTTGGGTTAGCGACTCCCCTATTTACTCAGGTCATTCTCGACGAAGTAATACCTATCAAAAACTTGCCGAATTTGCATATATTTGCGTTCAGCTTTTTGTGTTTGGGTATTTGGCGGACTGTATTAACAGCACAGCATCAACATTTATTAGATTATTTTGCTAACCGCGTTGACTTGAACTTGATTGGCGGTTTTATTAACTATACGTTGCAGTTACCTTTGCAATTTTTCGCCTCTCGCCAAGTAGAAGATATTATTAGCCGTGTACAAGAGAACCGCAAAATTCAAGTCTTCATCAGTCGCCGGGTAATTGCGGCGGCTGTAGATGTTTTGATGGTGGTGACTTACCTGGGGTTGATGACTTATTACAGTTGGCAACTGACATTATTAGTCTTGAGTTGGATTATTCCCGTAGTGTTCTTAACTGTAGTTGCCAGTCCCTATCTCAAGCAAGCATCAAGAGAAATCTTTCAAGAATCAGCCAGACAACACTCCTCAATGGTAGAGATGATGACTGGGGTGGCGACGCTGAAAACTACAACCGCCGAACGTCCTTTGCAGAAGTATTGGGAGGAACGTTTCTTAAAAATGTTGAAGGCGCGGTTGCGGGGACAAAAGTTAGCCCATCGTTTACAAGTGATGCGAAATTTAATTAATCATGTGGGTAGCACCCTAGTTTTATGGTTCGGGGCTACTTTGGTGATGGGTGGGAAACTGTCTTTGGGACAGTTTATCGCTTTCAATATGTTGACTGGGAATGTCACTAATCCAGTTTTGGCGTTAGTTGGGTTATGGGATGAGTTTCAAGAGGTATTAATTTCTGTAGAAAGACTCAATGATGTTTACGCGGCTGTCCCTGAAGGAAATTCGCAAACTACTTTATTTGTCATGCCGCCAATTCGTGGTGAGGTACGATTTGAGAATGTGTCGTTTCGTTATAACTCGTTTCAAGAACGCAACGCCTTACAAAATGTCTCCTTTGGGGTGAAACCACATCAAACTATTGGCATCATTGGTCAAAGTGGTTCTGGTAAAAGTACTTTAGCCAATTTACTCGCTGGTTTGTATCGCACTGATACGGGAAGGATTTTGATTGATGGACATGATATGTCTGGGGTATCTCCCCAATCCTTGCGGAGTCAGGTAGGGTTAGTAGGGCAAGAGAGTTTCCTATTTTCGGGAACGATTTTAGAAAACATTACTTTGCACGATCAAGAATTAAGTTTAGTGCAAGCGATCGCAGCCGCCAAGTTAGCTGGCGCACATGATTTTATCCAAGCCTTACCTCTGGGTTACGATACACAGGTGGGAGAACGGGGTTTTATGCTATCTGGCGGACAAAGACAAAAAATTGCGATCGCCCGTGCTTTGATTAGAAACCCCAGAATTTTAATATTAGATGAAGCCACTAGCGGTTTAGATGCCGAGTCAGAACGTCGCTTTCAACACAATTTAGCCCAAATTAGCGAAGATCGCACAACTTTTATTATCTCCCATCGCCTTTCGACTGTCCGCTACGCTGACCATATTATTGTGTTAGACCAGGGTATGGTAACTGAACATGGCACTCATCAGGAACTAATGGCGATCGCGGGACTTTATCATCACTTAGCACAACTGCAACTATAA
- a CDS encoding VOC family protein yields the protein MSLKAVHHVLVTYPPEAGNATLNFYSQVLGLEEISRPDVARNVAGAWYALGQIQIHLGEEPKPDNQTSRRHICFLVDNLNAFEEHLKAHGVEILADHAPVPDLKRFFLRDPAGNRLEITEFVNSHSENTELNPMSEPSLVSSTRL from the coding sequence ATGAGTTTAAAAGCAGTTCATCACGTTTTAGTGACCTATCCACCAGAAGCGGGAAATGCAACCTTGAATTTCTACAGCCAAGTTTTGGGACTAGAGGAAATTTCCAGACCTGATGTAGCCCGAAATGTAGCTGGTGCTTGGTATGCTTTAGGACAAATTCAAATACACCTGGGTGAAGAACCAAAGCCCGACAACCAAACATCTAGAAGACATATATGTTTTCTAGTCGATAATTTGAATGCTTTTGAGGAACACCTAAAAGCGCATGGGGTAGAAATTCTTGCCGATCATGCACCCGTTCCCGACCTCAAGCGCTTCTTCTTACGAGATCCGGCTGGGAATCGCCTGGAGATTACAGAGTTTGTCAATTCTCATTCAGAAAACACAGAGTTAAACCCCATGTCCGAGCCATCACTTGTCTCATCCACACGGCTATAA